The genomic DNA CCTTCTTCAGGATCATTTCCATGAGGCACCAGTTCGTCAAGCCGGACTGGAACAGGTTGAGCCCGACGAAAGCGGTGAACAGAAACCAGTATCTGCTTACGTACAGCCCGAGGAAAAGGCTTGCCAGCACGAATGTCCCCGCGATCACCCGGATCCATCTTTCCGTGTTCATCGAATCCTCCCTTGGTGCT from Candidatus Deferrimicrobiaceae bacterium includes the following:
- a CDS encoding DUF2892 domain-containing protein, which produces APREDSMNTERWIRVIAGTFVLASLFLGLYVSRYWFLFTAFVGLNLFQSGLTNWCLMEMILKKAGVPEE